The genomic region TTTTTTACTTTATAAAGTCCAGCTAGCAAATACAATAAAGTCGTTTTACCTGAATCACTGCTTCCAACTATTAACACACTTTCACTAGAATCAATTTCAAGGTTAACATTGGAGAAGATATTGTTTTCTTGACCAGGATATCCAAAATCAACATTTTTAAACTCTAATGACAAACCTTTATCTAGATTACAGGTTTCGATTTCTATTCCTTCACAACGCTCTATTTCAAGATCAGATACCTGCCCTACTTTTTCTAATGCAGTGAGTACGTCATAAATTGTCTCTAAACTTAAAATTAATTTTTCTACAGCTCCTAATACTAAAAGAATAATAATTTCAGCAGCGACGAATTGTCCTAAGTTCATTTGTTGCTCCATCACCAAAATACTTCCTACCACTAATAATCCTGACGTCACCAAAACCTTGAAGACTACCATCAAGATGTATTGGTATTTTAAAATGGTAAAGTGGTTTTCTCTTGCTTCGATGTACTCTCCAACATATTTGTCGGTTCTTAACATTGGAAGTTCCGTATTACCAGCTAATTTAAAACTGATACTTGTTCTGGCCAATTCCTCTAACCAATGTGCAATATTGTATTTATGTTTCGATTCTTCCAAACTTGTATCCAATCCTCTTTTAGACGTTACCTTAAAAATTGAGTACACTAAAACAATTAAAATCAAGCTAAAAACAATAAAAAATGGATGATAAAGAGATAACAGTAGCAATCCAAATAAAGTTTGTACTGACGCTGTTGAAAAATCAATCAATACCTTAGACAATCCCTTTTGTACTGAAACTACATCAAAGAAACGGTTCATTAATTCTGGAGCATATTGTTTAAATAAAGCTTCCAATTTAATTTTGGGAATTCGAAAAGCAAATTCAAATGCTGCTCTTGTAAATATTTTCTGTTGTAAATATTCTGATATTCTAAGTTGTTGGATTTGTAGGATACCTGATATGACTACTCCCAAGATCACTAATGTAACCAATACAATCCAAGATGTACTCATTTTTCCTCCTTGTATCAAGTTGATGATCGATTGGATACCTATTGGCAATGATAAATTGACAAGTCCCAAAAAGAATGCATAGATATATACATTTCTAATTTCTACCTTATCGGGTTTAATCAATAACCAAAAACGGTTTACTGGACTTAATTGACTCATGTTATTATTTCGTAATTTCTTTAATGACTAATTCTTTATAAAATGTTGTTACTGCATCTTCACCTTCAACTACATCTGTTAAACGTGGTAAATGTTCTGCAAAGAAGCGTTGATGATGCGCTCCTTCTATTACTGTTGACACCAACATATGGGGGTATTTAAACGCTGAGTTGATTTCTAAAATAATTGATGAAACTCTAGCTACAACGTCTTTATATTTTAAAAAATATCCCAATTCATTATCCTTATCTACCGCCTTATTTAAGTATGCTTTTGAGGACTCGCTAATTACAATTCTATTTAATAAAACTTCATTGATTTGCGAAAATGTAGAATCCTCTTTAATCTCTTCTGTTAACACATTAATTGCTCTCTCCAGACGTTGAATTGGGCAATCAACATTAGTTAATCTTAGCAGCAAACGATATTCTTGCCATCCCCAATACCAGTGCACTAAATAGATCAACACATGATGTTTACTCTCAAAATACCGATAAATTGATGCTTCTGTTGAAGTAATGTGCTTTGCTAACTTTTTAAAGGTGAATTCCTCAAAGCCAAGCTGTTCAATTAATTCAATACTCCCTCCAATAATCTTTTTTCCTAATGTGGAAGAATTAGGATTTTTGAGGTACACATTCTCATTGACGTTAATACTTAAATTAGAAAGCCGATCCATTGTTAATAATTTTGGACGCAAAAATAATAGTATTACTATCATAAACAAAAGTAAAGCCTACTTATCTATCATAAATCTTGTTAAAAAATAAGCACATAGATAGAAAAACTTAAAAAAAACCAACAACAACTCATCAATAAACAAATAATTCTATCTTTGATTGAGTGAAGGCTAGCGAACGACAGTTATTTGATCAACTACTTGAAAGGGTGGCTCGAAAACTTAGGGAAAATCATCCTGAGGTAAGTCTTCCTATTCAAGAATGGAAAGGGGAAGAAATTGCTCTATTTCGTGAAGACCTACAACAAAAAGTATTAGGTTCTATTAGTGAAAAGTGGTTTTATACACACATAAAAAAACAACAAGATAAACTTCCGAGGGTAGATACATTAAATCTTTTTGCTAACTATATTGATGAAGAGAGTTGGAAAGCTTTTTCATACAAATATACGACAAATGAAACCTCCGAAATTAAAGCTACAACAAAAATACCTCCCGTACCTATAACTCCTGAGCCACCTAAGAAAAGCCTCTATAAAAAATATTTAGTTTTTGGTCTGAGTACTCTAGCAGTACTATTTATGATTATAAATTGGCTTCCTACAACCCCTACTCACTATCGTTTTTGTTTTATTGATCAAAATACACATTTGCCAGTTGTTGATTCTTTCTTAGCAGTAAAAGTCATTAAAACTGATGAATCTCCTGTTTTTAAACCATTGTTAACCAATTGCTTTGAGGGAACTGGTCAAGAGGTTGAATTTGTAATTAAAGGTCGTTTTTATCGACCACTTCACATCAAAAGAACAATAACCAAAGAAAGTTATGAAGAAACCATTTTTATAGAACCTGATGACTATACAATGATGTTACACCTGTTTGCTAACTCTAAAGTTAAAGACTGGAAAAAGAGGCGTCAACAACTTTCAGAAATGATGTCGGAAGAATTAAAAGCTTATGAGATTAGTGAAGATGGTTTTACCATTGCGATTTTAAGTAAGAAAGAGTTTATCAACAAACTCACTTTACCTACAAGAGGCTTACAGAGAACGGAAATCATCAATACCATTTATGATGGGGAGAAAATTTCAACCATTAAATTCCTTGAAAGATGAAAAGCTTAATGAACACATATCAAGTTTTAGCTCTAGGAATATTCATTTTACTTTCTAGTTGTTCCGCTCAGCACGACGAAAGTAAAGCCTATGCTCCGTCTCTAGAGTTTGAAGAAGCGACTGCTATGGAAGAAGCCAAAAACGATGATGTTATGCAAAAAGAGCTGACTTCCAATGCAACTTCCTTTACTCCTAAAAAATGGAGAAAAAAAGCCCAACAACAACTTGAAACTTTGGAAGATCTAATTAAAATAAGCCAAGACCATACATTGGAAAAAGAGTTTAAGACAGCTATTGAGGAAGAACTACAGAACCTCTACTCTTCTCTTGATTCTAATGACTATTTTAAAGCGCCAATGCAACTAAAATTCAAACACTTTAGCGTTTCGGATAGCAGTAATAATGATACCATCAGAATTGACTTTAAAAACAAAAAGGATAACTTAAGCGCTTTCTTTTTAGTCAACAGAACTGAAAAGCAATTTGGAAACTCTTCTGAGTTAGTTGAAGAAATTGAACTTATAACGATCAAAACTACTCCTTGATAAAGTATACAACTCCTGTAAAACTTTAGTTCAACTTATAATAGACTCCAATTAAGAGCCATAAATTTTGATTTTTTGATACTTCTGTTAAATTTGAGAGTCGATAATCTATCCCCAACTCTAATTTAAGCTGATCGGAGACTACATAACCATAATTTGGTGAACATCGATACTCAGCTGAAAACTCTCCATTAACCAATATATTTAACAACTCGTTATTTAGCTTTATATAAGCCTCTTTACGATCTAATACAGCTCCATTTAATGGAATCTGCATTCCCAAACGGTAACGTAAACGATGGACTATTGCATCCCCAGAAGTTTGATCTAGCCTTAAACGATGTGAAAACTTAAATTGATTGTAGGTATTAAAAAAGACCAACTGCTCTATTGTCCTTACTGCCCATTTTCCATCTCTAAAACGTACTAGACTACCTACTGAAAGTTTAGAAGCAACTCCTATTTTATGAGCATAAAGTAAACTACAATCAGAAAGGATGTACCGATACTTCAATTCCTGATCTACAGAACTCAACATTCCAAAACGTTGTTGTGTTGCAAAATTTAAACTATTTCTTCCCTTTAATTTGTATGTCAAGTTAACTGAGGGTAAATTACCATACGCCCAATTCCCTTGCGCTAAGACTTGAGCGCACATCAAATAATTGGCCATTAAAAGGAGTACTATTTTCAATCTAATATTCAAGGTGCTCTGTTGAGTTTAATACAATTTTATTCCTACTGATTAACTTCCCTTTTACATCAAAAAAACATTCATAAAGTGCCCCTCCATCAGAAGAAAACCCTTTTATAATCAATTCATATCCCGACACATAACCTAACTCTCTTAAACTATCTATTGAATACAGATACTTAACATCCCCCTTTAATTGCTCTTGTATTTTCTGAATTCTAAAGCGTTTGTAGTTATCAGAAAGTGTTACATTTATTTGCTTTAAAATTGATGCCGGGAGCTCTGCTTTATTGACTAGGACTTCAATATCTTCTAATTGACCTAAGGTGTCAAATTCTACACTGTACTTTTTTTTATCAATTTTAAATTTGGCTTCAATTGAAATCCCTTGAAAACTTTCTTCTTTATACCATTTCAACTGTTTTATTTCTAAATCAACATCAATAAAATCTAGTGCGCGTTTAGGTACTTCTCTAGATTTCAATCGATATTCTCTTTCATACTTTACTTGACCAAAAGCCAAATTTAAAGCAAACATAAAACTTAAGAATATACTAATACGCTTCATTACTAAGTAATTTCCAAATAAACTTATGCAAAGTTAATCAATTATCTTTTTGTTTAATTTAATTCATAATTGTCATTTTTTAAGCAGACTATTACTTTTATTAATTAAATTTGTAACATAGTTGCATATTAAAAGCAATAGATAGCAATGAATCACTTTGAAGTAATAATAATCGGAGGAAGTTACGCAGGTCTTTCAGCTGCGATGTCTTTAGGGCGTTCACTAAGAAAAACACTAATCATCGACTCTGGAAAGCCTTGTAACAGTCAAACTCCCCATTCACATAATTTTTTAACACAAGATGGAAGCCCCCCAAAAGAAATCTCAAGCATAGCAAAGGATCAAGTATTAAAATACGATAGTATAACTTATTATGAAGGATTAGTTATAGACGCTGAACCTGTAGAAGATGGCTTTGAAATAACTACCTCAAATGGAACTATTTTTACTGCAAAAAAAATAGTTTTTGCAACTGGGATAAAAGATAAACTCCCCAATATAAAAGGCTTTGATCAGTGCTGGGGAATATCAGTTGTACATTGTCCTTATTGTCATGGTTATGAAATCAGAAATAAAAAAACTGCAATAATCGCTAATGGAGATAAAGCTATACATCTTGCCTCTTTAGTCCATAATTTAACACAAGAAATCACCATTATAACATCTAATCTAGAACAGTTTAACAAAGAACAGTTAGATAAACTTAGTAAAAATAGCATCAACGTATTTGAAAAGGAAATAACAGAAATAATACATAAAGATGGAAATCTTACCCATCTCATTTTTAATGATGGAAGTAAAAAGGCTTTTGAAGCAGCTTATGCTGCTGTTCCCTTTGAACAAAATACTGAACTTCCCCAAAAACTGGGTTGTAAATTCACAGAAACAGGACATATAGAAGTTGATCTTATGCAAAAAACTTCACAAAAAAATGTTTTTGCTTGTGGAGACAGCACTACAATGATGCGTTCTGTAGCAACTGCTGTATATGGAGGAAATATAACAGGCGCAGTGATAAACAAAGAGTTTATAGAAGAAAGTTTTTGAAGTAACAAAATCCCCCTCTAATCATCATTCTTTTGTCAACTCTAGTACTAGAAGTTCCATCAGATAATACAATTAACTATCTTTGTATTATGAACTCAACTACGCTACATATCAAAAACATGGTTTGCAAACGCTGCATTAAAGTTGTTAGGGATGAATTCGTAAAATTAAATTTAACAGTTCAAGAACTCGAACTAGGAAGAGTAACTGTTGCTTCACAGTTATCTTCAAGGCAAATTGAAGCTATTAGACTTGCTCTTGAAAGCAATGATTTTGAATTAATACTGGATAAAAAAAGTCAATTGATTGACCAAATAAAAACCATCATTATTGAAAAAATACATTATTCTCAAAATGTGTTAACACCAATAAATAGTTCAGATTATATTGCCCAAGAATTAGGGTATGATTACTCTTATCTTAGTCACCTTTTTTCGTCAACCGAAGGTATTACCATTGAGAAGTACATCATCAATCAGAAAATAGAAAAAGTAAAAGAATTGATTGCCTATAACGAACTTTCTTTAAATGAAATCGCATTTCAATTAGGATATAGTAGTGTTCAACACTTATCTGGCCAATTTAAAAAAGTAACAGGAATGACTCCATCCAATTATAAAAAACTCCAAGAAAATAGTCGAATACCTTTAGATGAAATCTAATCCAAAAAAGATATAACTCTTTTCTAAAATGGTGTAATACTCCTTTCAAGATTTCTTGCTTTTTTTGCATTATCTAATTTTACACCATGCAAATACAAGAATACATCCTTAAATTTCTGGCAGACTTTTTTAAGATTTTAGGAGAAATGGCTCCATTCCTTCTCTTAGGCTTTCTCTTTGCTGGTTTACTTTACGCCTTTATTCCACAAAAAAAAATTGAACGTTATTTTGGTGGAAGTCCATTAAAATCATCTGCCTTAGCCTCTATTTTTGGTATTCCTCTTCCACTCTGTTCTTGTGGTGTAATTCCAACAGGAATGGCTTTTTATCAGAATGGTGCTTCTAAAGGTGGTACAGTCTCTTTTTTAATTTCTACTCCACAAACAGGAGTTGACTCTATTTTAGCATCCTTTTCTTTGATGGGGTTGCCTTTCGCTATCATTAGGCCTATTGCTGCTCTTGTAACTGGAATAACTGGTGGGTTTATAACAAGTGTAGTCACACAAAACGAAGCAGAGTCTAGAGTTTTTGAAGAACAAGCAGAGCAGCCAACAACTTTTTCTGAAAAGCTTATTAGTGCTTTTCGTTACGGTTTTATAGCATTTATTCAAGATATTTCTAAATGGTTAATTATCGGTTTAGTATTGGCTGCAATTATTTCAGCACTAATCCCAGATGATTTTTTTGACCTACTAAATCTCTCTCCTTTTGTGCAAATGCTTTTAATTTTGGTAGTTTCTATTCCACTTTATATCTGTGCTACTGGATCTATACCTTTAGCTACTATTCTCATTTTAAAGGGGGTTAGTCCTGGCGCTGCTTTTGTATTATTAATGGCTGGCCCAGCTACTAATGCAGCTACAATTACAATGATTGCTAAAGTATTGGGTAGAAAAAGTTTATTCGCATACTTAGGGTCTATCATAGCTGGAGCGATAGGTTTTGGACTCATCATAGACTATGTTTTACCTACTGAATGGTTCACCATTATCGCACAACAACATTTAGGACATGATCACTCTGGAGCATTAGACTGGTGGCAAATTACTTCTAGCATTCTTCTTATTGGTTTAATCCTTAATGGATACCTCCAAAAATACCTCCAATCAAAAAACAATAATCCAATTCATATAAACAACAACACTATGACCACAAAAACAATTAAAGTAGAGGGAATGACTTGTAACCACTGTAAAGCGAATGTTGAAAAGAACCTTGAGAAACTACCTTTCATTGATCATTTACAAGTCAACTTAGCCGATAAAACAGTCACCTTAGAAGGCGATAATATTGAGCTGGATAAAGTCAAAGAAACCATTGACAACCTAGGGTATCAAACGATTTTATAAGCTCTTGAAGCTACAGTATATAAGCTGAGGTTATTATTTCTACTTCAGCTTATTTTATTTGAATTGCTCTAAATATTGAATAACAACACTCAATTATATAGTTAGAATAACTTAAAAAGAATTCTATTCTCCCTATATTTGTGGAAATGGAGCAGGACAAGATTGAGATTATTTACGAGGACAAATATTGTATTGTCGTTAACAAACCTAACAATGTTTTGATTCACCAATCTCATTATGCCCGTAACATCAAGGCCCCTACTTTAATTGATTTATTAGAACACCAATTCAATCAGCGTTTCTATCCTGTTCATCGTTTAGACCGAAAGACCTCTGGTATTTTATTATTTTGTAAACAAAAAGAAAACGTTGCGGTATTCCAAGAGTTATTCACCTCAGATAATATAGAGAAAAGATATTGGGGAATTGTTCGCGGTTTTGCTGCTCCAAGTGGCAAAATAGATAGTCCTGTAAAAAACCCAGACACTAAAATCTATAAAGATGCCTTAACCTTTTATAAAACACTAACCTCTATCCAGTTGGATATTCCAGTGCATCCTTATCCTCAATCAAGGTATAGTTTAATTGAACTAACCCCTAAAACAGGTAGGATGCATCAATTGAGAATACACTTAAACAAAATAAGTCATCCATTGGTTGGAGATTATAAATATGGAGATCGTTTTCACAATAGGATGTACGAAAACCAATTTGATTGCCATAACCTGTTCCTACACGCTATACAATTAAGCTTTACCCACCCTTTTACAAAGGAAGATTTGGTACTTAAAGCATCTCTTAACAAGAATTGGGAGCTTATTTTTGAACATTTTGGATGGGATAATCTTACTTAAACATGGAAATACTCTACCTAATATTAAATATTGCCGCTGTTATTTTATTAAGCATATTGCTGATAAATATTTTCAAAACATTTATTCAAAAGAAACATTCTAAAAAGAGAAAAAGAAACACACTTTTGGTATTAATCTTTTTTACAGTTATTGTTTCTGCTCCTCTGTATTTCTCTAAAGTTTATATCAAAGATTTAAACCTAAACACAACAGAAAAACGGATTAATCATTATTCAAAATACCAAAAGTACCTCACTTTAAATAACATTTATTTTGATAGCTTATTATCTGACTCTAATAACATTGATTTACACTACAACTATGTTTACACTCTTGAGCAACAAATCAATAAAAACAGTAAACACTCTCAATATAACCCCAGTGGAATAAATGGTGGATTCTATTCAAACAGACTCCTAGAATACTACAATTACTACATTCAAGACACTATAGAAATACGTAAAAATATTGGTCATCTCTTTTCTGCTCAGCATTATATTGATTTAAGAAATACAACAGAGGCTATTGAACACCTCAATTTGGTTACTGATACCACATTAAAATACTATAATTACCTGAAAGGAAAAGCTTTTGCTAAAACCTACTATTCATTTAACTATGCTGAAGCCGAATACTATTTAAAACAAGGCTTGAAAGACTCAATTCAACAAGCTGTTGATGAGTTGGCTGGACTTTATTTTTATTTTAGAAAAAACGAAAAACTAAAGGAACTTGTTTATAATAACAAAAAGAACCCTGCATTAAACTCCTTTTTTAAAAGGATTACCTATATGCGTTCAACTCAATACTTGTCTTATTGGGAAACTGTTTTTAAAAATCGTTTTTCTAATATTAGTTTCTGGGGAACAATTTCTGCTTTAGCTATTTTATGCATTTGGTTGTTTTATCTGGTTAGCATTGATATTTACGAAGCAGAAAAATGGTATCACATCCTCTTTACTCTTTTGATGAGTATGACGACTATTTTTTTAGTTTTTCCACTATCCGATACACTTTTAGATGTTATAGAATATTCTCCAGCTGGTGGACCTGTTTATTCTTTTTTCCACATTACTATTTCAGTTGGAATGGTAGAAGAATTTGTGAAAATACTTCCTGTAATCATCTTATTAAGGTTTACTAATGCGATTAATGAACCTTTCGATTATATCTTATACGCTTCAATTTCTGCACTTGGCTTTGCTTTTATTGAAAACCTATCTTATATACAAGACCATTCACTATACAACATCAATGCTAGGGCCTTAACGGCATCAGTATCACACATTATTGACAGTTCGACGATTGGATATGGATTGATGTTAGCGAAATACAAGTATAAAAGTCATTCTTTTATAATCTTCCTTGCTTTCTTTTTTCTTGCCAGTCTTATGCATGGGTTTTATGACTTTTGGCTACTTGAAGACAGTGTTCAAAGCTATGAATGGATTACTTTGGTATTCTATATATTTAGTATTCATATTTGGCACATTTATGCTAACAACACTTTAAATATCTCTACATTTTTCCATCCTAATATAGAAATACAAAATGACAAAATAAGAGTCTACTTAATTTTTGCTTTAGTAAGTCTTTTAATGTTTTCCTACTTAATAAATGGTTATACCAGAGGTAAAATGTTTGGTGATCAATATTTACTCAATTCAATTATTTACTATGGGTACTTTATCCTTTATCTAGCTATATCTTTAAGTAACTTTAAGATTATACGCGGTTACCTCTCTCCCTTTGGTGCTCCCTTACTTCTATTTATCCCTAAGCTTAAAAGAGTCACTAATTTTTCTGGTTTACATATTAAAATTGCCCCTTCTAAGAGACATGAATTCCGACCAAAATATGCTGAATTACGGCCGAAGTTTTTTTCAAATGGAACGTTACAGCAAAGAATTGTAGTTGACAATAACTTAGAAGCATATGTAACAGCATTGCACCAGACTATAAATTTTGGCGACTACATCAATGACTTAGTCATTATATTTCCACATTCAAAAAAGAAAAGCTTTAATGACGATTCAAACATTCTTATTCATGTTTATTTAATTCCAAACTATGAACTATTGGAGCAACCAATTTTAAAGAAAGATGATTTTGAATATTTAGGTTGGGCTATTTCAAAAAAAATATAGTTTTACCAACTCAACACCTTTTTAAAGATTTTCTTCTCTCCTATAGTAAATTCAAACAATAGTATTCCTTTGTTAAAACTACTAATATCAACTACTTCTTCTGAGAAGATTTTTTGTTTAGTTAATAATTGTCCATTAATGGTATAGATTGCCAATTCCACAGGTTTGATTCCATTATACTTAACCAATACATTTTTGTCGATATGATTCGTAATCAGATCTATATCGAACAATTCTTGACCTCTTACACCAACTGTATAATCAGTTGAACACTCATTGGTAGAATCTAATTGGCTATAAAACAACTGGTCATTTTTAAAGAAACAGCTTATTTTACCAGCCCCATTAACATTGGGAGTTGCTCCAGGTGCATTTATTAATGATAACGAGCCAGCTCCCTCAATCCAAACTGCATTTTGCCTACCCGCTTGAACTGTATCCAACGCATGTAAATAAAAATGTTTGTAACTATTCCCATCCACTAAAGGATGCAAAGCAATAGAATCAAGCTGAAACATCCCTGCATCAAACACAAATGGAGCTATAGGATTATAAACATTCATTGAGTCTCCTACAGACAATGAAAAATCATATAACAAAAATTCATCTGGCCTAGAATTATAATTAGCCAACTTTAGGTATACTTTTCTTTCATGAATATCTTCTCTTAAAAGGAAAGTTCTTGAGATATAATGGTAGCCATCCAAAATCTTATAGGAATTCCCATCCACAATAGTATCTCCATCTGTATAATATTTATCGTCGACACAACCAAAATAACATGACGTTAATCTCCACTCATTATAGTTGTCCAACAAAGGGGTATAACCTTGGGCACGCACACCTATCCATAACACACTAAGCATTCCTACTAAAAGAACTTTTTTACACATTTTATTAAAGTTTATATTCTTAACTGGAAGTCTATAATTCGTTACTTTCTACCCTCTCAATATCAACTATTTTTACTAAATTTGCAAGGATTTTTAACTCAATTTAAAACTAAATACACAAAATGAAAGAAGTTTATATTATTTCGGCTGTAAGAACTCCAATTGGAAGCTTTGGAGGATCATTATCAACTGTTCCTGCTACTAAATTAGGTGCTGCAGCAATTAAAGGTGCTTTAGGTAAGGCTAACATAGATGCTCAATTAGTTGATGAAGTATTTATGGGGAATGTTTTACAAGCAAACTTGGGACAAGCTCCTGCTCGACAAGCTGCAATTTTTGCTGGGCTATCTGAAGATGTTCCTTCTACTACAGTAAATAAAGTATGTGCTTCTGGAATGAAAGCTATTAGTTTAGCAACTCAATCTATTTTAGCTGGAGACAATGATATTGTTGTTGCAGGTGGAATGGAAAACATGAGTATGGTTCCTCATTACTACAGCGCGCGTAATGCTGTAAAATTAGGTGATGTTAAGTTAGTAGATGGAATGGTTAAAGATGGTTTAACTGATGTTTACAACCAGGTACACATGGGAGTTTGCGCTGACAAATGTGCTACTGAATACAACATTACTAGAGAAGATCAAGATAATTTTGCTATTGAATCTTATAATAGAGCTGCTAAAGCATGGGATGCTGGGAAATTTGATGAAGAAATTGTTCCTGTTGAAGTTCCACAAAGAAGAGGTGATGCTATTGTTGTCAACAAAGACGAAGAGTACACCAATGTAAAAATGGAAAAAATCCCTCAGTTAAGAGCTGTATTTAATAAAGAAGGTACAGTAACTGCTGCTAACGCTTCTACTTTAAATGATGGTGCTTCTGCTTTAATTTTAGCTAGCAAAGAAAAAGTGGAAGAATTAGGGTTGAAACCAATTGCAAAAATTGTTGGATATGGAGATGCTGCTCACGAACCAGAATGGTTTACAACTGCACCTTCAAAAGCTGTTCCTGTTGCTTTAAAGAAAGCAAACTTAGAAATTGCTGATATTGATTACTGGGAATTAAACCAAGCATTCTCTGTTGTAGGATTAGTCAACACTCAAAAATTAGGGTTAGATCCTGCAAAAGTTGATGTAAATGGTGGTGCTGTTTCTTTAGGACATCCTCTAGGAAATAGTGGTTCTAGAATTATCGTTACTTTAATCAATGTGTTAAAGCAAAATAATGGAAAATATGGAGCTGCTGGTATTTGTAACGGTGGCGGAGGTGCTTCTGCTATGGTTATTGAAAATATATAATTACCTATAGCCTTTTATAAAATCAAAAGCCACTTATTAAATTTTAATAAGTGGCTTTTCTACAATTAAACTTTATGACCGCTTACGAAAAGATTATTACAACCCTAGGTTTTCTAGGATTCTTTATTCTACTCCCCCAGCTCCTTGCGATTTTTGGAATAAATGATCCTCAATTATTCTTAGAACAAAACCTTGGAGCAATAGGTACTGCCTCTGCTCTTAGTATAATTGGTCTTTCACTAATATTACTCGCTGTAATTTTTGGTGGTGGAGAAACAATTGGTGCTACTTTTTTAGGATTAGTCATTGGGTTTCTGCTTATCTCTACTTCAGTTGAAGTAAGTTTTATGGTTTGGTTAAAAAAGATCATGGCATTGAGTAACATTACCTCTAATTTCAACCTGAATTACCTCGTTGGGGTTAGCTCTATTTTATTAGGCTTGCTTTTAAGTTACTCTTCAAAGTTTTCTTTTAAAGCTTTATTTGCCATTATTATTATACTCCCGCTATCTTTTATTGGTATATCTCAAGCTTTCGAACTTTTTCAATTTGAAAACAAATTTGAAATCACCGTAGACAAAGGTTTTTCTTCTCTTGCTAGTCTTATTGATCCAGAATATCAAGATATGCCTGAAGTCGTTTCTTATATCCAAACGGTTGAAACGGATACTGTTTTGAATCAAAAAGAGAAAGAAGAAAAGATGGAAGAGCTTCAAGAAAACATTAATAAACTTGAAGAAGACAAGGCAACATTAGAACAACTCAAAAAAGAGAATGAAAAATTTAAAGCACTTATTAAACAACAAGCGAAAGAATTAGCTGCTGTTGGTTGGTGTAAAAGTGCTATGGATACTAGTAGTCAAACAAAATCTTTTCAAGAAGCTGTTACAACTGA from Flavobacteriales bacterium harbors:
- a CDS encoding pseudouridine synthase; the protein is MEQDKIEIIYEDKYCIVVNKPNNVLIHQSHYARNIKAPTLIDLLEHQFNQRFYPVHRLDRKTSGILLFCKQKENVAVFQELFTSDNIEKRYWGIVRGFAAPSGKIDSPVKNPDTKIYKDALTFYKTLTSIQLDIPVHPYPQSRYSLIELTPKTGRMHQLRIHLNKISHPLVGDYKYGDRFHNRMYENQFDCHNLFLHAIQLSFTHPFTKEDLVLKASLNKNWELIFEHFGWDNLT
- a CDS encoding PrsW family intramembrane metalloprotease; this translates as MEILYLILNIAAVILLSILLINIFKTFIQKKHSKKRKRNTLLVLIFFTVIVSAPLYFSKVYIKDLNLNTTEKRINHYSKYQKYLTLNNIYFDSLLSDSNNIDLHYNYVYTLEQQINKNSKHSQYNPSGINGGFYSNRLLEYYNYYIQDTIEIRKNIGHLFSAQHYIDLRNTTEAIEHLNLVTDTTLKYYNYLKGKAFAKTYYSFNYAEAEYYLKQGLKDSIQQAVDELAGLYFYFRKNEKLKELVYNNKKNPALNSFFKRITYMRSTQYLSYWETVFKNRFSNISFWGTISALAILCIWLFYLVSIDIYEAEKWYHILFTLLMSMTTIFLVFPLSDTLLDVIEYSPAGGPVYSFFHITISVGMVEEFVKILPVIILLRFTNAINEPFDYILYASISALGFAFIENLSYIQDHSLYNINARALTASVSHIIDSSTIGYGLMLAKYKYKSHSFIIFLAFFFLASLMHGFYDFWLLEDSVQSYEWITLVFYIFSIHIWHIYANNTLNISTFFHPNIEIQNDKIRVYLIFALVSLLMFSYLINGYTRGKMFGDQYLLNSIIYYGYFILYLAISLSNFKIIRGYLSPFGAPLLLFIPKLKRVTNFSGLHIKIAPSKRHEFRPKYAELRPKFFSNGTLQQRIVVDNNLEAYVTALHQTINFGDYINDLVIIFPHSKKKSFNDDSNILIHVYLIPNYELLEQPILKKDDFEYLGWAISKKI
- a CDS encoding T9SS type A sorting domain-containing protein, with the protein product MCKKVLLVGMLSVLWIGVRAQGYTPLLDNYNEWRLTSCYFGCVDDKYYTDGDTIVDGNSYKILDGYHYISRTFLLREDIHERKVYLKLANYNSRPDEFLLYDFSLSVGDSMNVYNPIAPFVFDAGMFQLDSIALHPLVDGNSYKHFYLHALDTVQAGRQNAVWIEGAGSLSLINAPGATPNVNGAGKISCFFKNDQLFYSQLDSTNECSTDYTVGVRGQELFDIDLITNHIDKNVLVKYNGIKPVELAIYTINGQLLTKQKIFSEEVVDISSFNKGILLFEFTIGEKKIFKKVLSW
- a CDS encoding acetyl-CoA C-acyltransferase codes for the protein MKEVYIISAVRTPIGSFGGSLSTVPATKLGAAAIKGALGKANIDAQLVDEVFMGNVLQANLGQAPARQAAIFAGLSEDVPSTTVNKVCASGMKAISLATQSILAGDNDIVVAGGMENMSMVPHYYSARNAVKLGDVKLVDGMVKDGLTDVYNQVHMGVCADKCATEYNITREDQDNFAIESYNRAAKAWDAGKFDEEIVPVEVPQRRGDAIVVNKDEEYTNVKMEKIPQLRAVFNKEGTVTAANASTLNDGASALILASKEKVEELGLKPIAKIVGYGDAAHEPEWFTTAPSKAVPVALKKANLEIADIDYWELNQAFSVVGLVNTQKLGLDPAKVDVNGGAVSLGHPLGNSGSRIIVTLINVLKQNNGKYGAAGICNGGGGASAMVIENI